The Scomber japonicus isolate fScoJap1 chromosome 9, fScoJap1.pri, whole genome shotgun sequence genome includes a region encoding these proteins:
- the LOC128364839 gene encoding zinc finger and SCAN domain-containing protein 20-like has translation MNPPMINSTSSVSTTKKKREAERSVNWTVEETQVLLCAWSDERVQKSLAENLRNRHVFKHLSARMSEMGFSRSPHQCRLRVKTLKANYVRAKLQRSVDSSQPCSFKYFAEMDAVLGRRSAMMEGGPYFISPDRLSGIHLDPIDRTGGMPPDLNSNTEIGIHSYG, from the exons atgaatcctCCGATGATCAACTCGACCAGCTCCGTGTCTACAACAAAAA AGAAACGAGAGGCGGAGCGCTCCGTTAACTGGACGGTGGAGGAAACTCAGGTGCTGCTTTGCGCCTGGAGCGACGAGCGAGTCCAGAAGAGTTTGGCCGAAAACCTCCGAAACCGCCACGTCTTCAAACACCTCTCGGCCAGGATGAGCGAAATGGGTTTCTCTCGGAGTCCGCACCAGTGTCGACTCCGGGTCAAAACACTGAAGGCTAACTACGTGAGAGCCAAACTACAGAGGAGCGTCGACAGCTCACAGCCGTGCAGCTTTAAGTACTTTGCGGAGATGGACGCTGTGTTGGGAAGGAGGTCAGCCATGATGGAGGGAGGACCTTATTTTATCTCTCCAGATCGGCTTTCGGGGATTCACCTGGACCCCATTGACAGGACAGGGGGGATGCCTCCAGATTTAAACTCTAACACGGAGATCGGTATTCACTCTTACGGC